A stretch of the Orcinus orca chromosome 1, mOrcOrc1.1, whole genome shotgun sequence genome encodes the following:
- the LOC117202215 gene encoding HIG1 domain family member 1A, mitochondrial-like, whose amino-acid sequence MSSDTDDSLSSYDEDHGSKLIRKAREASFVPTGMAGFATIVAYRLYKLKSRGNSKMSVHLIHMCMAAEGFVVGTMTLGMGDSMYREFWAKPKP is encoded by the coding sequence ATGTCAAGCGACACAGATGATTCTCTTTCTTCATATGATGAAGATCACGGATCTAAACTTATCCGAAAAGCTAGAGAGGCATCATTTGTCCCCACTGGAATGGCAGGTTTTGCAACAATCGTTGCATATAGATTATATAAATTGAAGAGCAGGGGAAATAGTAAAATGTCTGTTCACCTGATCCACATGTGCATGGCAGCCGAAGGCTTTGTTGTGGGAACAATGACTCTTGGTATGGGCGATTCCATGTATCGAGAATTCTGGGCAAAACCTAAACCTTAG